The Triticum aestivum cultivar Chinese Spring chromosome 3A, IWGSC CS RefSeq v2.1, whole genome shotgun sequence genome includes a region encoding these proteins:
- the LOC123063207 gene encoding protein LAX PANICLE 2, whose amino-acid sequence MVPTTRNHLAQHHEPSGKNSKPPPSYYSGYYIASQLEAASAAAHGVDALKLQPSRLPRRLAMAGDDNDNAEEEAAAGTSSRAGGGDYEDGGNKDWLRLGLGAVASSSSTTTSSSSAGGDNDGARAAPMELDLLAGGDGRESSRVTSRPPLFPLPIRSYHHQYGHGWYRPTTAASGSMTPAPPFLQFARPLRSCSADLLRVVSPPTRTEATGLWLTLQAAPNQVREPILPQIPKSYLRIRDTSMKVEVVLKYLAEKLGLSQSHQVELTCRGHLLPPFLQMRYVRDSIWRGSPAPSQEEEAGLPCRHSPATTTTDHVMILFYSISVGNH is encoded by the exons ATGGTCCCAACCACTAGGAATCACCTGGCGCAGCACCATGAACCCAGCGGCAAGAACAGCAAACCGCCGCCGTCGTACTACTCCGGATACTACATCGCCTCCCAGCTGGAGGCTGCCTCGGCGGCCGCTCACGGCGTCGACGCCCTCAAGCTGCAGCCGTCCAGGCTCCCTCGTCGGCTAGCCATGGCcggcgacgacaacgacaacgccgaggaggaggcggcggccggcacgAGCTCCCGGGCCGGCGGAGGGGACTACGAGGACGGCGGCAACAAGGACTGGCTCCGGCTTGGTCTCGGTGCCGTGGCGTCGTCCTCGTcgaccaccacgtcctcctcctccgctGGAGGCGACAACGACGGCGCCAGGGCTGCTCCGATGGAGCTGGACCTGCTCGCCGGCGGCGACGGTAGAGAAAGCTCGAGGGTGACGAGCCGGCCGCCGCTGTTCCCGCTGCCCATCAGGAGCTATCACCACCAGTACGGCCACGGCTGGTATCGGccgacgacggcggcgagcgggtCCATGACGCCGGCGCCGCCGTTCTTGCAGTTCGCGCGGCCGCTGAGGAGCTGCTCCGCCGATCTCTTGAGAGTCGTCAGCCCACCGACAAGAACGGAGGCCACCGGCTTGTGGCTAACTCTTCAGGCAGCTCCCAACCA AGTTAGAGAGCCCATTTTGCCTCAGATACCAAAGAGCTACCTAAGAATCAG GGATACCAGCATGAAGGTGGAAGTGGTGCTGAAGTACTTGGCGGAGAAGCTAGGACTCTCACAATCTCATCAG GTGGAGCTGACATGCCGAGGGCATCTCCTTCCTCCCTTCTTGCAGATGAGATACGTGAGGGACAGCATCTGGCGCGGCTCACCGGCGCCGAGCCAAGAGGAGGAGGCCGGGCTGCCATGTCGGCACTCACCGGCCACAACTACCACTGACCATGTCATGATACTCTTTTACAGCATAAGTGTAGGGAACCACTAG